GTTTTCCTGTAAAATCGTCAAAAGCTTCTCTAGCAAGCCAATGTTCGCGGTCTCAATGAAAATAGGGCTTAGTCGGCTTTATATCGTCCAAAGAATTAAAGATTTTCTTAAGCATGTTGATGCAGGCACCGCAATGGTGTTCGCAAAGCATTTCTCCTATGATCCGATGGAGCATGCATTTAAGGAATTTGATAATCGTTTTATTAAGCTTATGGTCGAAGCGATGCATGCTGAGGAGATCTATAAGGATTTGTTCCATTCCTTCTCTTCTTACTCGCACAGAGAAGAGCGGATTCTAATGATACCTCCTGCGATTTGGGAGGAAATGCTTCCGCTACTGGAGCACGTCAATATCAGCTTTGAAGATAAACATGTCGGCACCCACCGCATGGAGCTGATGGAAGGGACGCTTCCCATTTCCGTGCAGCTGAATAAGGCTGGGGGAGAGGGTTATCAGCTTGAAATCGAGGGGCTTAATCATTCGATTTTTATGGATAATTACGGGGTTGCCATTGTAAATGGACTTCTCTTTAAATCTGATCCCGAGCAGTTAAAGCGGATTTCCGAGCTGAAGAAAATGTTCCATTACGAAAAAAATACCCGTTTGCTCATAGCTCCTAATCAAATAGAAGAGTTTATTGATCGGGTCGTCAGAGGTTTAAAACAGTTCGTTCATGTTGAGATCTCTCCACAAATCGCCGATCGCATCGTTAATCCACCGCTTAACGCTCGCTTGCATTTAGATTTCGAGGACGAGCGGCTACTGGCAAGGCTCGAATATGTTTATGATGATATGATCATTACACCATTGCCGCAGAAGGCGATGATGAATGCTCGCGAAGATGTCATTCTGATGAGGGATCTTGATCGAGAGAATCGAATTATGACGCTTATCGAGAGGTCCTACTTCAAGTTCAATGGGAAAGATGTGTACTTGGATCAGGAGGACGACATTTACGATTTTCTCTATTCTATCTTGCCTCAATTGGGCGACGATGTAGAGGTTTATGCAACAAGCTCCGTGAAAAATGTCATGCGAACCGTCGACTACCAGCCTAAAGCTCGACTTGATGTTGATGTTGGGACTAATTGGCTGGAAGTGTCGTTTGACATGGAGGGGATGGACGAACAGGAAATTCAGAATCTCCTTCGTAATCTAGTTGAGAAGAAGAAATATTATCGCATGCCAACCGGAGAATTTCTTTCCCTAGAGCAGGAACGATTCAGAGAAATTAACCGTTTGTTTGAGGAGCTTGATCTGAGAAAGCCGGAGATGAATGGCAATCGCATCCGTATGCCGGCCGCTCGTGGATTCCAGCTTATGGACCAGTTCAGCAAATCTTCAGGCGTGCAGCTAGGCAAAACATTGCGTAAGCTCTGGGATAATTTGCGGAATCCAGACAATCTTGATTTTGAGATGCCTACCGGCTTAGATCCGATTCTTCGCGATTACCAGAAGTATGGTTTCCAATGGCTAAAGACGTTGTCCTATTACCGTCTAGGCGGCATTCTGGCAGACGACATGGGTTTAGGTAAAACCATACAAAGTATTGCTTACATTGTGTCTGAGACGGCTAAGCCCCTTGAAGAGGGCAGCGTAGCTTCTCCTGTGCTTATCGTTTCTCCTGCCTCGCTTATCTATAACTGGGAGCGAGAGTGCAAGAGGTTCGCTCCAGAGCTTAGAACTGTAGTGGCAGCAGGGGATCGCCAGGAACGTAGCGAGCTCATGTCCGATATGAAAGATGTGGACGTTTGGATTACCTCGTACCCGTTGTTGCGTAGAGATATTGAATGGTATGAAAAGCAAAATTTCAGTACTCTATTTCTCGATGAGGCACAGGCTATTAAGAATCATGCGTCCTTGACCTCTCATGCTGTTAGACGTTTGCAGGCTGGGCAACGCTTTGCCTTGACGGGGACTCCTATCGAAAATTCAATTGACGAGCTATGGTCGATTTTTGATGCGATTTTCCCAGGCTTATTCAGCGGCAAGAAATCGTTCTCGGATTTACCTCGAGAGAAGGTTGCCAGAATTGTGCGTCCTTTTATTCTTCGCAGGCTGAAGAGTGAAGTGCTCACGGAGCTGCCTGATAAAATCGAGAGCGTACAGCCTTCTGAGCTGTCCACAGAACAGAAGCAGCTCTATCTCGCTTATTTGGAGAAGCTCCAGAACGATATTGTTCAGGATTTGGCTACGGAAGGCGGCTTCCAGAGAAATCGGATGAAAATTTTGGCTGGTCTCACCCGGTTGCGGCAGCTGTGCTGTCACCCTGCGTTATTCGTCAGCGGATACGAGGGGACTTCCGGGAAGCTGGAGCAACTTCTTGAAATCATCGAGGAATGTCAGGGCAGTAACAAGCGGATGCTTATCTTTTCCCAGTTCACATCGATGCTGGACATTATCAGGAAAGAGCTTAACGGACGTGATTTGCCGTACTTCTACTTGGATGGCTCAACACCTTCCGTTCAGCGCTTGGAAATGTGCGACGAGTTTAATGGAGGAGCGCGGGACATTTTTCTTATCTCTCTTAAAGCGGGAGGCACGGGTCTGAACCTCACGGGGGCTGACACCGTAGTTCTATTCGATTTATGGTGGAACCCCGCTGTGGAGCAGCAGGCGGCTGACCGAGCGCATCGTATCGGGCAGAAGAAAGTCGTGCAAGTCATTAAGCTTGTCGCGCAAGGAACGATTGAAGAGAAAATGCTTGAGCTCCAGCAACGCAAAAAGGATTTGATCGACGAGGTCATCCAGCCGGGCGAAGCCGCATTATCAACACTGACTGAAGATGATATACGTGAGCTGCTAGAGATTTAAGCTTCTCGTCTCATAGGCTGTCTGCGAGGGAATAACTCGTGGGCAGCTTTTTCATTTGGGTATTCCATTCCCTTCCTATCGCCTGACTCATCTCGAGTACCGTGTACCGCCGCCTAACGCAACTCGAGTGCCGGGTATCACCATCTAAAGGATCTTGAGTGCCGTATTACAACGCCTACCGCCTTTCGGGCTTCTTGGCTAACGAACCGTGTTGTGCTTATTATCGATAAAATGACTATATATTTTTTCTAATGAACTTCATTGGCGTTAATGAGTCATAAATAGGAGGAACGGAGTTACTTTGCTGGATATAAGGTGTCTGGAGTTTGTTACAATATAAAACCATTAGATTTTGAGCAAATAAGAGTTATTGAGTTCGTAAGCAGAATGTTAACTGCCAGAAGAGCAGAAGCGGTGAAAAACATCGCTAATCTCATTTCAAGTCCTCCGCCAAGCAGTAAGTACGATGAAAAACATCGTACTGCGGGGCAGCGACATTTATTTAAGCAACCAAACCAGCAGGAAGCGATGAAAAACATCGCTAATCTCATTTCATGCCCTCCGCCAAGCAGCGAGTACGATTAAAAACATCGTACTTCGGGGCAGCAACATTTATTTGAGTAACCAAACCAGCAGTAAGCGATGAAAAACATCGCTAATCTCATTTCAAGCCCCCCACCAAGCAGTAAGTACGATTAGAAACATCGTACTTCGGGGCTACGGCAGTCACTTGAGTAACCAATCAAGCAGGAAGCGATGAAAAACATCGCTAATCAAACATCAATCCCCCTCCCTACCACCAAGCCAGAAGTACGATTAACATCATCGTAGTTACCTCAATCCCACACCAGCATATCGTTTTTAATTACTGCACAAAAAGATGGAAGTTGTGGCTCTTTAATGACTATATCCACCTGCATTCGGGCAATACTACCATGTATAGCCCGGGTGCCGGTTTTTTTGACTTATCAGCAAGTATAGAATTTCAATACTTCTCTGATATGTCTCCGACATAAACGTTGAACGCCGTGAAAGGACGACGTCAGCCATTTATGCTTGTCTTTGCAAACAAAAGCCGTACTCACTAAGGCGTGATCGGGGAGGATGATTCAAATGACTTTAGGTACAATTCTTATGCTTGTTCAAGTCTTTTTCGCCGTTGTTATCGGTATATACTTTTGGAATTTACTGCGCAATCAGAAGAGCAATCGAAGCGCGGTAGACCGGGAGTCGCGCAAGGAGATGGATAAGCTAAGAAAGCTTCGTTCGATTTCCTTGACCAAACCCCTTTCCGAAAAAACAAGACCGGCCTCGATAACGGAAATTGTTGGGCAGAAGGAGGGGCTGCGAGCGTTAAAAGCTGCTCTATGCAGTAGCAATCCGCAGCACGTTCTTGTGTATGGACCTCCCGGTGTAGGCAAAACAGCAGCGGCAAGGGTCATTTTGGAGGAAGCGAAGAAAAATAAGCTTTCCCCCTTTCGCTCAGAAGCCAAGTTTACTGAAATCGACGCCACTACGGCTCGATTCGATGAGCGTGGAATAGCCGATCCTTTAATTGGCTCCGTGCATGATCCGATATATCAAGGAGCAGGAGCAATGGGTGTTGCGGGAATTCCGCAGCCTAAGCCAGGCGCGGTGACGAAAGCCCACGGAGGCATACTTTTTATAGACGAAATCGGTGAACTGCACCCCATTCAGCTGAATAAGCTGTTGAAGGTGCTGGAAGATCGCAAGGTTTATCTGGAGAGCGCATATTATCATGCCGAGGACTCTAACATCCCGATGTACATTCATGATATTTTCCAAAATGGGCTTCCTGCTGATTTCAGGCTAGTTGGTGCGACAACAAGATCGCCTAACGATCTTCCTCCTGCTCTTCGTAGCCGGTGTATGGAAGTTTATTTCAGACCTCTGCTTCCCTCAGAAATTGGCCAAATTGCAGAAAATGCGATACACAAAATCGGGTTTGGTCCCCAGCCGGAAGCCTTGGAGGTCGTTAAGAGGTATGC
This portion of the Cohnella abietis genome encodes:
- a CDS encoding DEAD/DEAH box helicase; the encoded protein is MVRMSDTREFNINKQSIQELCGPAAYMRGDAYFRSGQVQAIKREADGAGYRAIVKGSSRNRYEVEVAINEDGEIGASCECADYSPLSFCKHIAAVLLSLADAVAEEPPAQEEVISEKDTHLTKQVIFLFDRALSRQAEDSLNASDDDFLDTQSLEVEFSCKIVKSFSSKPMFAVSMKIGLSRLYIVQRIKDFLKHVDAGTAMVFAKHFSYDPMEHAFKEFDNRFIKLMVEAMHAEEIYKDLFHSFSSYSHREERILMIPPAIWEEMLPLLEHVNISFEDKHVGTHRMELMEGTLPISVQLNKAGGEGYQLEIEGLNHSIFMDNYGVAIVNGLLFKSDPEQLKRISELKKMFHYEKNTRLLIAPNQIEEFIDRVVRGLKQFVHVEISPQIADRIVNPPLNARLHLDFEDERLLARLEYVYDDMIITPLPQKAMMNAREDVILMRDLDRENRIMTLIERSYFKFNGKDVYLDQEDDIYDFLYSILPQLGDDVEVYATSSVKNVMRTVDYQPKARLDVDVGTNWLEVSFDMEGMDEQEIQNLLRNLVEKKKYYRMPTGEFLSLEQERFREINRLFEELDLRKPEMNGNRIRMPAARGFQLMDQFSKSSGVQLGKTLRKLWDNLRNPDNLDFEMPTGLDPILRDYQKYGFQWLKTLSYYRLGGILADDMGLGKTIQSIAYIVSETAKPLEEGSVASPVLIVSPASLIYNWERECKRFAPELRTVVAAGDRQERSELMSDMKDVDVWITSYPLLRRDIEWYEKQNFSTLFLDEAQAIKNHASLTSHAVRRLQAGQRFALTGTPIENSIDELWSIFDAIFPGLFSGKKSFSDLPREKVARIVRPFILRRLKSEVLTELPDKIESVQPSELSTEQKQLYLAYLEKLQNDIVQDLATEGGFQRNRMKILAGLTRLRQLCCHPALFVSGYEGTSGKLEQLLEIIEECQGSNKRMLIFSQFTSMLDIIRKELNGRDLPYFYLDGSTPSVQRLEMCDEFNGGARDIFLISLKAGGTGLNLTGADTVVLFDLWWNPAVEQQAADRAHRIGQKKVVQVIKLVAQGTIEEKMLELQQRKKDLIDEVIQPGEAALSTLTEDDIRELLEI
- the lonB gene encoding ATP-dependent protease LonB, coding for MTLGTILMLVQVFFAVVIGIYFWNLLRNQKSNRSAVDRESRKEMDKLRKLRSISLTKPLSEKTRPASITEIVGQKEGLRALKAALCSSNPQHVLVYGPPGVGKTAAARVILEEAKKNKLSPFRSEAKFTEIDATTARFDERGIADPLIGSVHDPIYQGAGAMGVAGIPQPKPGAVTKAHGGILFIDEIGELHPIQLNKLLKVLEDRKVYLESAYYHAEDSNIPMYIHDIFQNGLPADFRLVGATTRSPNDLPPALRSRCMEVYFRPLLPSEIGQIAENAIHKIGFGPQPEALEVVKRYATNGREAVNIIQLAAGLALSENRDELSASDVEWVVNSSQLPPRPDRKIPLMPQVGLVNGLAVYGPSMGALLEIEVTAIPAVAGRGQFNITGVVEEEELGGGQRTLRRKSMAKGSLDNVLTVLRRNNFQPENYDLHINFPGGTPVDGPSAGVAMAVAIASAIMKQPVDNKLAMTGEVSIHGSVKPVGGVVAKVEAAFQAGADTVIIPKENWQVIFEGLEGVKVIPVDRMEDVFLHVFGEQMTWMEPEWQVNELPVAVDAFAAAPTGSVLHARTSHAESRVIDGLNHPIEG